One Chiloscyllium plagiosum isolate BGI_BamShark_2017 chromosome 34, ASM401019v2, whole genome shotgun sequence genomic window carries:
- the LOC122540331 gene encoding C-type natriuretic peptide prohormone-like, with protein MSGQMSFYCGLFLVFLIQAQARPRSDDSIQTLSRLLEDEYGQYFPSDELNNEAQEISPGASVSEFNADLSDLEFPWDREAREMERQPTHQEAVLDRILKDLRNGILRGNNSKKKKSKKSRPCFGVKLDRIGAMSNLGC; from the exons ATGAGCGGACAAATGAGTTTCTACTGCGGGCTCTTTCTTGTGTTCCTGATCCAAGCCCAAGCTAGACCAAGATCAGATGATAGCATCCAG ACCTTATCCAGACTTTTGGAAGATGAATATGGGCAGTACTTCCCCTCAGACGAGCTGAACAATGAGGCACAAGAGATATCGCCAGGCGCTTCCGTTTCCGAATTTAACGCTGACCTGTCCGATTTGGAGTTTCCCTGGGATCGCGAagccagagagatggagaggcagCCTACCCACCAGGAAGCAGTCCTGGACCGTATCCTGAAAGATCTCCGCAATGGAATTCTGCGGGGAAATAattcaaagaagaaaaaaagtaaGAAATCACGGCCCTGCTTCGGAGTGAAGCTGGACAGAATCGGGGCTATGAGTAATCTGGGCTGTTAG